A window of Halalkalibacillus sediminis contains these coding sequences:
- a CDS encoding four-helix bundle copper-binding protein, with amino-acid sequence MTFQECIDECLKCADACNFCFDQCLQEDDVKHMAECIRLDRECAEACTYAAQAMQRNSPFAKQICELCAEICQACGDECQKHDHDHCQKCAEACYSCAKACREMAA; translated from the coding sequence ATGACTTTTCAAGAATGTATCGACGAATGTTTGAAGTGTGCGGACGCATGTAATTTTTGTTTTGATCAATGTTTACAGGAAGATGATGTAAAACATATGGCAGAATGTATCCGTTTAGATCGCGAATGTGCAGAGGCTTGTACTTATGCTGCACAAGCTATGCAAAGAAACAGCCCGTTTGCGAAACAGATTTGCGAATTATGTGCAGAGATTTGCCAAGCATGTGGAGACGAGTGCCAGAAACACGACCATGACCATTGTCAGAAGTGTGCTGAAGCTTGTTACTCATGTGCAAAAGCATGCCGTGAAATGGCTGCATAA
- a CDS encoding DUF3231 family protein, which yields MGILSGNPKNEPLHYGEIFGIWSYLQVAKGDIAGFQTLSNHTGDKDLHKLLDELTEGIKQEVKDLEEILKLNGIAIPPSPPERSYANLEDIPVGARVSDPEIMATISGKIAQGLVSCSGIIGQSIREDIGMLFGQYHMNKAQAGAKALRLSKTKGWLVPPPMHTKVPVHQNI from the coding sequence ATGGGAATTTTGTCTGGAAACCCGAAAAATGAACCGCTTCACTACGGTGAAATTTTCGGAATCTGGTCTTATTTACAAGTAGCAAAAGGTGATATTGCCGGCTTTCAAACTTTAAGCAATCACACTGGCGACAAAGATCTACACAAATTACTTGATGAACTAACAGAGGGAATAAAGCAAGAGGTAAAAGATTTAGAAGAAATATTGAAACTGAATGGCATCGCAATTCCTCCATCTCCACCTGAACGTTCTTACGCTAACTTGGAAGATATTCCAGTGGGAGCAAGGGTGAGTGACCCAGAAATCATGGCTACCATTTCCGGAAAAATCGCTCAAGGACTTGTATCTTGTAGCGGAATCATCGGTCAATCGATTCGTGAAGATATAGGCATGCTTTTTGGTCAGTATCACATGAACAAAGCCCAGGCAGGTGCAAAGGCTTTACGGTTAAGTAAGACGAAGGGGTGGCTCGTACCACCACCAATGCACACGAAAGTTCCTGTGCATCAGAATATCTAA
- a CDS encoding DUF2512 family protein, whose product MLKNLGIKFIASLALLFLILGVGFDVAFGNVFATTVAVVLVSYFIGDRLILPRTNNTVATASDFVLSFAVVYFMLWMLPTVGNLFTASLVSAVGVIAFEFFFHQMIDGTEEEDGIGIPDYRTQTQEFAEETNPLDGNSMDEDDLR is encoded by the coding sequence ATGTTAAAAAATTTAGGTATAAAATTCATTGCGAGTTTAGCGCTTTTATTTTTAATACTAGGTGTAGGTTTCGATGTGGCATTCGGTAATGTATTTGCTACCACAGTAGCAGTCGTATTGGTTTCGTATTTTATAGGTGATCGATTGATATTGCCCAGAACTAATAATACGGTAGCGACTGCCTCAGATTTTGTTTTATCCTTCGCAGTAGTATATTTCATGTTATGGATGTTGCCAACTGTAGGCAATCTTTTTACGGCTTCATTGGTGAGTGCTGTCGGGGTGATTGCGTTCGAATTCTTCTTCCATCAGATGATCGATGGAACAGAAGAGGAAGACGGAATCGGTATCCCGGATTACCGTACGCAAACTCAGGAATTTGCTGAAGAAACAAATCCATTAGATGGTAATTCTATGGATGAGGACGATTTAAGATAA
- a CDS encoding DUF2785 domain-containing protein — protein sequence MNLKSELKKILSDQPTHIIDNETLIEKMLANIGSVDPELRDELIFSTFGKLIIEERLTHKQLEYILQKCLNKLFVDIGTAEGDSVFARSFSALTIALILEKDREKQLLSDDLVERAIDSSINYLRLEKDIRGYVQGKGWAHSVAHGADLLAEAIKHPYFNTELSHESLEVIKLCLFKESSSMVPYVDDEEERLIFVTEALMEKGTSQEDIEHWVSEISNELKFHLEREGFGLSFFRKRSDVINFLRAFYFRLLFKNEKPSLQKLIAEVLEKWHNQLFNPKSEQ from the coding sequence ATGAACTTAAAATCAGAACTGAAAAAAATTCTATCCGACCAACCTACCCATATTATCGATAATGAAACTCTGATTGAGAAGATGTTAGCTAATATAGGATCCGTCGACCCCGAACTACGGGACGAGCTTATTTTTAGTACATTTGGAAAATTAATTATCGAAGAGAGATTAACACATAAACAATTGGAATATATCCTTCAGAAATGCTTGAACAAATTGTTTGTCGATATTGGAACAGCAGAAGGCGATTCAGTATTCGCTCGATCATTTTCTGCTTTAACGATTGCTTTAATCTTAGAAAAAGATAGAGAGAAACAACTATTATCTGATGACCTTGTAGAACGAGCAATCGATTCAAGTATCAATTACTTAAGGCTAGAAAAAGATATTCGTGGTTACGTTCAAGGTAAGGGCTGGGCACATAGTGTGGCCCACGGAGCGGATTTATTAGCAGAAGCCATCAAACATCCTTACTTTAATACTGAGTTATCTCATGAAAGCCTTGAGGTAATCAAGCTATGCTTATTTAAAGAAAGCTCATCGATGGTACCTTACGTAGATGACGAAGAGGAGAGGTTGATTTTTGTAACTGAAGCTCTCATGGAGAAAGGCACTTCACAAGAAGATATAGAACACTGGGTATCGGAAATTTCCAATGAGTTAAAGTTTCACTTAGAAAGAGAAGGATTCGGTCTGAGCTTTTTTAGGAAGAGAAGCGATGTCATTAATTTCTTAAGAGCGTTTTATTTCAGGTTACTATTTAAAAATGAGAAACCGTCTCTACAAAAATTAATAGCGGAAGTCTTAGAAAAGTGGCATAACCAACTATTTAATCCTAAAAGCGAACAATAA
- a CDS encoding rhodanese-related sulfurtransferase translates to MGNKEYRVLLYYQYVTIDNPEEFANEHLAFCKELGLRGRILVANEGMNGTVSGTVEQTEEYMKTLREDERFADMEFKIDESDGHAFKKMHVRPRPELVTLRLEDDINPNELTGNYLEPKEFYERMQDENTIVIDARNDYEYDLGHFRGAIRPDIHTFRELPDWIRENKEKLEGKRILTYCTGGIRCEKFSGWLVKEGFEDVNQLHGGIVSYGKDPEVKGQLWDGQCYVFDERISVPINQEEHVVVGKEYFTGEPCERYVNCANPDCNKQILCSEENEHFFMRGCTHECRTAERNLYIQEHDLSEEEVQERLDKIEEYYNETVK, encoded by the coding sequence ATGGGCAACAAAGAGTATCGAGTGTTATTGTACTACCAATATGTAACCATTGATAATCCAGAAGAATTTGCGAATGAACATCTTGCTTTCTGTAAGGAATTGGGGTTACGTGGACGTATTTTAGTAGCAAATGAAGGAATGAATGGGACTGTTTCAGGTACTGTGGAGCAGACCGAAGAATATATGAAAACGTTACGTGAAGACGAGCGTTTCGCTGATATGGAGTTCAAAATTGATGAATCAGATGGTCATGCGTTCAAGAAAATGCATGTACGTCCTCGCCCAGAGCTCGTTACACTAAGACTTGAAGATGATATTAATCCAAATGAACTGACAGGTAACTATTTAGAGCCTAAGGAATTTTACGAGAGAATGCAAGATGAAAATACGATCGTGATTGATGCTCGTAACGATTATGAATATGACCTTGGACATTTCCGTGGTGCGATTCGTCCAGACATTCATACCTTCCGAGAGCTTCCAGACTGGATTCGTGAAAATAAAGAGAAGCTCGAAGGTAAAAGAATCTTGACTTACTGCACAGGAGGAATCCGTTGTGAGAAATTCTCCGGCTGGTTAGTTAAAGAAGGTTTCGAAGATGTGAACCAACTTCATGGCGGAATTGTCAGTTATGGAAAAGATCCAGAGGTGAAAGGACAACTGTGGGACGGCCAATGTTACGTGTTTGACGAGCGTATCAGTGTTCCGATCAATCAGGAAGAGCATGTAGTAGTAGGAAAAGAATATTTCACTGGTGAGCCGTGTGAACGTTACGTAAACTGTGCGAACCCTGATTGTAATAAGCAGATCCTTTGCTCTGAAGAAAATGAACACTTTTTCATGCGTGGTTGCACTCATGAATGCCGTACGGCAGAACGTAACCTATATATCCAGGAACATGATTTAAGTGAAGAAGAAGTCCAAGAACGGTTGGATAAAATCGAAGAGTATTATAATGAGACAGTAAAATAA
- a CDS encoding UDP-N-acetylmuramoyl-L-alanyl-D-glutamate--2,6-diaminopimelate ligase: MELKELTKLLTVSRTVGDTNVEVKGVEMDTRKIMGGEVFVCVTPRRGLLKDRHDFAQEAVGKGAVALVVERDVDVDVPKIFVKDTRLALAVMATHFNDHPSESIGLIGVTGTNGKTTTSYIIDHILESAGYKNGLMGNNIMKIDGQWKETAINTQEPPDLQRNLRQMRDLKHDSCVMEVTSQGLDMKRITGCDFKTAVFTNLTQDHLDYHGTIEDYKRAKALLFSGMGNSFNATKRKHVVLNIDDEAYEYLEQMVSCEVITYGIENECDVRAKDIEITPNGMEFLLSTFKGDYKVSSPLIGRFNIYNSLAAIATCIAEGVSLEKITECLSTTPNIAGRMEVVSDNQDYTAVVDFAHTPDALENVLSSIRELSKGNILTVFGCGGDRDSTKRPIMGEVASNYSDHVIVTSDNPRTENRDRIIEDIQSGIDQQTSVNIVPDRQEAIALALRLAQAEDVVVIAGKGQESYQLINNEKLPFDDKETARKLMETVSR; encoded by the coding sequence ATGGAATTAAAAGAGTTGACGAAGTTGCTGACGGTCAGCAGAACCGTCGGTGATACAAATGTAGAGGTTAAAGGTGTTGAAATGGACACTAGGAAAATAATGGGAGGAGAAGTGTTCGTCTGTGTCACGCCTAGGAGGGGTTTGTTAAAAGATCGGCACGATTTCGCTCAGGAAGCAGTGGGAAAAGGTGCAGTGGCGTTAGTAGTAGAAAGGGATGTAGATGTTGATGTGCCTAAAATATTCGTTAAAGATACTCGGTTAGCTTTAGCTGTTATGGCGACACATTTTAATGATCACCCTTCAGAAAGCATTGGGTTGATTGGTGTGACTGGAACCAATGGAAAAACGACTACCTCATATATCATAGATCACATTTTAGAATCAGCAGGATATAAAAATGGTTTGATGGGAAATAACATTATGAAAATTGATGGACAATGGAAGGAGACTGCCATCAACACACAAGAGCCGCCTGATCTACAAAGGAACTTGAGGCAAATGCGAGATCTAAAACATGATTCTTGTGTAATGGAAGTGACCTCTCAAGGTTTGGATATGAAAAGGATTACAGGTTGTGATTTTAAGACTGCTGTCTTCACGAATTTAACTCAAGACCACTTGGATTATCACGGTACAATTGAAGACTACAAGAGAGCAAAAGCTCTTCTATTTTCTGGGATGGGCAATTCATTTAATGCAACTAAGCGAAAGCATGTTGTTCTGAATATAGATGATGAGGCCTATGAATACTTAGAACAGATGGTGTCTTGTGAAGTGATTACATATGGCATTGAAAATGAATGTGATGTAAGGGCCAAAGATATTGAGATTACTCCAAATGGGATGGAATTTTTATTGTCGACTTTCAAAGGTGATTATAAAGTAAGTAGTCCCTTGATTGGAAGGTTCAATATTTACAATTCGCTGGCTGCTATTGCTACATGCATAGCAGAGGGAGTTTCTTTAGAGAAAATTACAGAATGCCTATCAACAACTCCAAATATTGCAGGTCGAATGGAGGTTGTCAGTGATAATCAGGATTATACTGCGGTTGTCGATTTCGCCCACACTCCAGACGCGCTAGAGAATGTGCTATCTTCTATAAGAGAGTTGTCGAAGGGGAACATTTTGACCGTCTTTGGTTGTGGTGGAGACCGTGATAGCACCAAACGTCCTATAATGGGGGAAGTGGCGAGTAATTATAGTGATCATGTAATTGTTACTTCTGATAACCCTCGTACAGAAAATCGGGATAGAATTATTGAAGATATTCAAAGTGGAATCGATCAACAGACAAGTGTCAACATAGTCCCTGATCGACAAGAAGCGATTGCTCTTGCCTTGAGGCTCGCTCAAGCCGAAGATGTAGTAGTCATTGCAGGAAAAGGGCAAGAGAGCTATCAGTTGATTAACAATGAGAAGCTCCCTTTTGATGATAAAGAGACCGCTAGAAAACTTATGGAGACTGTCTCGAGATAA
- a CDS encoding sodium:calcium antiporter, with product MTWIYISIFVVSGIVSALAAVQLSKHADTISRLTNIGGVLAGTILLATATSLPELTTTISASLIGNADIAVGNGFGSVLFNIFMLFLLDIYFRNKRLFLNVSHSHIYTGVIGLLLCGVSAVSLALNLSLSFSIIGLTSIAIALIYTFGMWFISKVHKTPEDEDEQHFSENPSVRHSIKYFILYGIVILVFGSALSISGDAISQNTAISASAVGSILVAFATSIPDALGVFTALKLGNVNLAIGAILGSNVFNILVIAIGDIFYFDGNIWGGTSSDLVYVAIAGFILTALVMIIIKRDHARNSFTYVLPSLAAIITYLIAVGIIFM from the coding sequence ATGACCTGGATCTATATAAGTATTTTTGTGGTTTCTGGAATAGTTTCGGCACTTGCGGCCGTTCAGTTATCCAAACATGCCGATACTATTAGCCGATTAACCAACATTGGTGGCGTACTGGCTGGAACAATTCTTCTGGCAACTGCGACTTCTTTGCCAGAATTAACGACGACCATTTCTGCGAGCTTGATCGGAAACGCAGACATTGCCGTAGGAAACGGCTTTGGAAGTGTGTTGTTCAACATTTTTATGCTATTTCTATTAGATATCTACTTCCGGAACAAACGATTATTTTTGAATGTTTCTCATAGTCATATCTACACTGGTGTGATCGGATTATTACTTTGTGGAGTCTCAGCTGTCAGTTTAGCACTCAATCTTTCGCTATCTTTTTCCATAATTGGTCTGACCAGTATCGCCATAGCCTTGATTTATACATTCGGCATGTGGTTCATTTCCAAAGTACACAAAACGCCTGAAGATGAGGATGAGCAACACTTCTCAGAAAATCCTTCTGTTCGACATTCTATTAAATACTTCATTTTGTATGGAATTGTTATTTTGGTTTTCGGAAGCGCACTTTCGATCTCCGGCGATGCAATTTCTCAAAACACTGCCATAAGTGCTTCTGCAGTAGGAAGTATACTGGTCGCTTTTGCGACTTCCATTCCAGATGCACTAGGGGTGTTTACAGCATTGAAGCTAGGAAATGTGAACCTTGCGATTGGAGCGATTCTAGGAAGTAATGTGTTTAACATCCTGGTGATTGCCATAGGAGACATTTTTTATTTTGATGGTAATATTTGGGGTGGCACAAGTTCAGACCTCGTTTACGTCGCAATCGCTGGCTTCATATTGACGGCCCTTGTAATGATTATCATTAAACGTGACCATGCCCGAAATTCATTTACGTATGTTCTTCCTTCTTTAGCGGCGATTATTACCTATTTAATCGCAGTGGGGATTATTTTTATGTAA
- a CDS encoding type 1 glutamine amidotransferase domain-containing protein: protein MSKSILMVVTTASELKGGHETGLWLSEFGEAYAKFKEFGYSITVVSPNGGDVPIDPNSLGDDVPQEILDTKQYLKGTQPIDDIGDGSEFDAVFLPGGHGTVIDFPENRKLQNLLRDMYEANKVVASVCHGPAGLVGVTLSDGKPLVKGKTVTAFTDAEESEMGLDETVPFLLESKLLELGANFKADGNWSDHVEADGHLVTGQNPQSTESVAKEVVRQLNN, encoded by the coding sequence ATGTCTAAGAGTATACTGATGGTAGTAACAACTGCAAGTGAATTAAAAGGCGGACATGAAACAGGACTATGGTTATCAGAGTTTGGTGAAGCATATGCTAAATTTAAAGAATTCGGATACAGTATTACAGTGGTAAGCCCTAATGGTGGGGATGTACCGATCGATCCAAACAGTTTAGGTGACGATGTACCTCAAGAAATATTAGATACGAAACAATACTTGAAAGGGACCCAACCTATTGATGATATCGGCGACGGTTCCGAATTTGATGCCGTATTCTTACCAGGAGGTCATGGAACAGTAATCGACTTCCCAGAAAATAGAAAGCTTCAAAATTTACTGCGTGACATGTATGAAGCGAATAAAGTGGTAGCTTCCGTTTGTCACGGGCCGGCTGGTTTAGTTGGCGTCACATTATCAGATGGAAAACCTTTAGTAAAAGGTAAAACGGTAACAGCATTTACGGATGCTGAAGAAAGTGAAATGGGACTAGATGAAACAGTACCATTTTTATTAGAGTCTAAGTTATTAGAACTTGGAGCTAACTTTAAAGCTGATGGAAACTGGAGTGACCATGTCGAAGCAGATGGTCATCTAGTGACTGGACAGAACCCACAGTCTACTGAAAGCGTAGCGAAAGAAGTAGTTCGTCAGTTGAATAACTAA
- a CDS encoding VOC family protein, which translates to MEKIRIRTFLMFQGQAEEAMKLYTTLFPNSEILEMSKYEEGQGGRVGDVLQATFTLNGVEYMCIDSPTDHDFTFTPSMSLYVDFDSEEELDRVYERLSEGGKLLMPLDKQPFSKKFGWVEDRFGVSWQLNLK; encoded by the coding sequence ATGGAAAAGATTCGTATCCGCACGTTTTTGATGTTCCAAGGACAAGCAGAAGAAGCGATGAAGCTTTACACGACATTGTTTCCGAATTCTGAGATACTTGAAATGTCTAAGTATGAAGAAGGACAAGGTGGGAGAGTTGGCGATGTATTGCAAGCCACGTTCACTTTGAATGGTGTGGAATACATGTGCATTGATAGTCCGACCGATCACGATTTCACATTCACTCCATCGATGTCTCTATATGTAGATTTTGATTCGGAAGAAGAGTTAGATAGAGTTTATGAACGATTATCAGAAGGTGGAAAGTTGTTGATGCCTCTTGATAAACAACCTTTCAGTAAAAAATTCGGATGGGTTGAAGATCGATTCGGGGTATCTTGGCAATTGAACTTGAAATAA
- a CDS encoding TetR/AcrR family transcriptional regulator: MNHNLQEKGEKKIPKPFKNLDQEKQQRILDAALKEFAEQGYEQASTNRMVKDAGIGKGMLFYYFKNKKELFHYLVDYSLDITIHHYLEQIDTEEKDFIERLKQTSAIKMKTFLENPNVFNFMGTILLSKPDELPKNYHEKFEELQRIGFEKIYGDIDKSLFREDIDVDKAFQLIQWSMDGYQNEKKTQLQGQKMSEIDFEYYIEEFNEYLDLMKRTFYK; the protein is encoded by the coding sequence ATGAATCATAATTTACAAGAAAAGGGGGAGAAGAAAATCCCAAAACCTTTTAAGAATTTAGATCAGGAAAAACAACAAAGAATATTGGATGCTGCTCTTAAAGAATTCGCTGAACAAGGGTATGAACAAGCATCTACAAATCGAATGGTTAAAGACGCTGGCATCGGTAAAGGGATGTTATTTTACTATTTCAAAAATAAAAAAGAGCTTTTTCATTACTTGGTGGATTATAGTCTCGATATAACCATCCACCATTATCTAGAACAAATAGACACTGAGGAAAAAGATTTTATTGAAAGACTGAAACAAACATCGGCCATTAAGATGAAAACATTTTTGGAGAATCCAAATGTTTTCAATTTCATGGGTACGATTTTGTTGTCAAAGCCCGATGAGTTACCGAAAAATTATCATGAGAAATTCGAGGAGTTGCAGCGAATCGGCTTCGAAAAGATATACGGAGACATAGACAAATCTTTATTCCGTGAGGACATTGATGTCGACAAGGCATTCCAACTGATTCAGTGGTCGATGGATGGTTATCAAAATGAAAAGAAGACACAATTACAAGGCCAGAAAATGTCTGAAATTGATTTCGAATATTATATAGAAGAATTCAACGAATACCTCGATCTTATGAAGAGAACATTTTATAAATAG
- a CDS encoding ABC transporter ATP-binding protein encodes MTILTTEQLTKKFGSFKALDGVDMRVEEGEIYGFIGPNGAGKSTTIRVLLGIIQATSGRATIFGKDAWKDAVEIHKRVSYVPGDVNLWPNLTGGEVIDIFMKIRGNGDRKKREELIERFQLDPSKKCRAYSKGNRQKVALVSAFASEADLFIMDEPTSGLDPLMERVFQEYVMDVKRQGKSVLLSSHILSEVERLCDSVGIIREGKIIESGSLSDLRHLTRTHLLVQTRDPLTLEGVSGVHNMERKGDALAFQVDTEEMGTVMKHVSEHHVTKLESAPPTLEDLFMRHYEKEEAGGATS; translated from the coding sequence ATGACCATTTTAACAACTGAACAGTTAACGAAGAAATTTGGATCGTTCAAAGCGTTAGATGGAGTGGATATGCGTGTGGAGGAAGGTGAGATATATGGCTTCATTGGTCCTAACGGTGCCGGTAAATCCACGACGATTCGTGTGTTGTTAGGTATTATTCAAGCGACTTCCGGTAGGGCCACGATTTTTGGAAAAGATGCGTGGAAAGATGCTGTTGAGATTCATAAACGTGTATCGTACGTCCCTGGTGATGTCAATCTTTGGCCTAACCTTACGGGTGGTGAAGTGATTGATATTTTCATGAAAATTCGTGGAAATGGAGACCGAAAAAAGCGTGAGGAACTGATTGAACGTTTCCAATTGGATCCTTCGAAAAAATGTCGTGCGTACTCCAAGGGAAACCGTCAAAAGGTTGCACTTGTCTCAGCATTTGCTTCTGAAGCGGATCTGTTCATTATGGATGAGCCGACTTCCGGTCTGGATCCGTTGATGGAACGTGTTTTTCAAGAGTATGTAATGGATGTGAAAAGGCAAGGCAAAAGCGTGTTACTCTCAAGCCATATTTTATCCGAGGTTGAGAGATTATGTGACTCTGTAGGCATCATCCGTGAGGGAAAAATCATTGAATCCGGTTCTCTATCTGACTTGAGACATCTGACCCGTACTCATTTATTAGTTCAAACAAGAGATCCTCTAACTTTAGAAGGGGTTTCAGGTGTGCATAACATGGAGAGAAAAGGTGATGCACTAGCTTTCCAAGTTGATACTGAGGAAATGGGTACGGTCATGAAGCATGTCAGTGAACACCATGTCACGAAATTAGAGAGTGCCCCACCAACACTTGAAGATTTATTCATGCGACATTATGAAAAAGAGGAGGCAGGAGGTGCAACCTCATGA
- a CDS encoding ABC transporter permease, giving the protein MNQQLFLNTFKLSKLIIRRDRVRLAVWILAISLASIGTASAFDGIYSSQEERQQVAATMDNPAVTALVGKGYGLDNYTTAVMFSHEMLMMTALIIGVMAILLVARYTRGDEEEGRTEMVRALPTGRLAGLTSVVLVMVGVYILLAVITGVGLSVLPVESFTTSGSFTYGAALGASGLIFSSIALLFAQLSSTARGTIGLSFIVLGASYFIRAIGDVSHEPLSWLSPFGWVQEARIFVDNNWWVLGMTFAIAVILSLLAFYLHVIRDVGAGFLPDRPGKIHAKKRILNTFGFGLHMQRVGLIAWGIGLFIYGATYGSVFGEIETYVEQIEVMEQFLQPTDGTALSAQFLGMLMVIVSIFCTVPVLMAMFKLKGEEKKNRLESMLSTKLSRQKLFISYAGIAWLVSIIMMTLAAVGMGAAGVQTSNGELPFSDFLIAGLNHLPAMWVVLGLGILLYGLLPGGTTIAWAYLGYSFFVVYLGGMMNFPDWVEKGSVFSYISNYPLEEIDWLALVVLTVIALILTIIGSISFRKRDLQG; this is encoded by the coding sequence ATGAATCAACAATTATTCTTGAATACTTTTAAGTTATCTAAATTGATCATTCGTCGGGATCGTGTAAGGTTGGCTGTCTGGATTCTAGCGATCTCACTTGCATCAATAGGCACCGCCTCGGCTTTTGATGGAATCTATAGTTCGCAAGAAGAGCGTCAACAAGTAGCTGCAACAATGGATAACCCGGCGGTTACTGCTTTGGTAGGTAAAGGGTATGGGCTTGATAATTATACGACAGCTGTGATGTTTTCCCATGAAATGCTCATGATGACCGCCTTAATTATCGGTGTGATGGCTATATTGCTTGTGGCTCGATATACCCGTGGGGATGAAGAAGAGGGGCGTACAGAGATGGTCCGTGCGCTTCCAACTGGTCGTCTTGCTGGCTTAACCTCAGTAGTTCTAGTGATGGTTGGAGTATATATATTATTAGCCGTAATAACAGGGGTGGGATTGAGCGTCCTCCCGGTCGAAAGTTTTACGACTTCAGGTTCGTTCACGTATGGGGCAGCTTTAGGGGCTAGCGGGCTCATTTTTAGCTCAATTGCTCTGTTGTTTGCTCAACTATCATCGACCGCACGAGGGACTATAGGTTTATCATTCATTGTACTGGGCGCGAGTTATTTCATCCGTGCAATCGGAGATGTAAGTCATGAACCTTTATCTTGGTTGTCCCCATTTGGCTGGGTCCAAGAGGCGAGAATTTTTGTTGATAACAATTGGTGGGTCCTCGGGATGACATTTGCCATAGCGGTCATTTTGTCACTTCTAGCTTTTTATTTACATGTAATCAGAGATGTTGGAGCAGGTTTTTTGCCAGACCGACCTGGGAAAATTCACGCTAAGAAGCGGATATTGAACACGTTCGGATTCGGTTTGCACATGCAGCGAGTGGGTTTGATCGCTTGGGGAATCGGCCTGTTCATATATGGTGCAACTTACGGTTCGGTGTTTGGCGAAATTGAAACATATGTCGAACAGATTGAAGTGATGGAACAATTTTTGCAACCGACTGACGGAACGGCACTGAGCGCTCAATTCTTAGGAATGCTGATGGTTATTGTATCGATTTTTTGCACAGTACCTGTATTAATGGCAATGTTCAAACTAAAAGGTGAAGAAAAGAAAAATCGCCTTGAATCCATGTTGAGTACAAAGCTATCACGACAAAAATTGTTTATTAGTTACGCAGGGATTGCTTGGTTAGTTAGTATAATCATGATGACTCTTGCTGCAGTAGGAATGGGAGCTGCAGGTGTTCAAACAAGCAACGGGGAACTTCCGTTTTCAGATTTTCTCATTGCGGGGCTTAACCACTTACCAGCAATGTGGGTGGTATTAGGTCTTGGAATTCTGTTGTATGGCCTTTTGCCAGGTGGCACAACGATTGCATGGGCTTATTTAGGATATTCATTCTTCGTCGTTTATTTGGGAGGAATGATGAACTTTCCCGACTGGGTCGAGAAAGGGTCTGTATTCAGTTATATCAGTAATTATCCGCTAGAAGAGATTGACTGGTTGGCATTAGTCGTTCTAACGGTTATTGCACTGATATTAACTATCATCGGATCAATTTCGTTTAGAAAAAGAGATCTACAAGGTTAA